A genome region from Thalassotalea euphylliae includes the following:
- a CDS encoding malic enzyme-like NAD(P)-binding protein yields MTDLKQQALDYHALPNPGKISIALTTPAETSKDLALAYSPGVAEPVRAIAEDPNNVYKYTAKGNTVAVISNGTAILGLGDLGPMASKPVMEGKALLFKRFADIDSFDIEVKHHTVEEFVNTVANIADSFGGINLEDIKAPECFEIERTLVERCRIPVFHDDQHGTAIVTAAGMLNALDIQGKEIQAANIVCMGAGAAAIACMELLIKCGAQREKIYMLDRKGVIHTRRDDLNEYKKLFANNTDKRTLEDAIKGADVFVGVSGPDLLSADHLALMAPNPVVFACSNPDPEIKPELAKTTRDDVIIATGRSDYPNQVNNVLCFPFIFRGALDVRAKAINDEMKVAAVHAIRQLAKEEVPAEVLKASGDKSLTFGRDYIIPKPMDSRLKARVAKAVAEAAVESGVAALPLPENYMES; encoded by the coding sequence ATGACAGATTTAAAACAGCAGGCATTGGATTATCATGCGCTGCCAAATCCGGGCAAAATCAGTATTGCCCTGACAACTCCCGCAGAAACCAGTAAAGATCTGGCATTAGCCTATAGTCCAGGGGTCGCAGAACCCGTACGAGCAATCGCTGAAGATCCAAACAACGTTTATAAATACACAGCGAAAGGTAATACCGTAGCGGTAATCTCAAATGGTACGGCTATTTTAGGGCTAGGCGATTTGGGGCCAATGGCATCAAAACCCGTAATGGAAGGTAAAGCATTGCTTTTTAAACGCTTTGCTGACATTGATTCGTTCGATATTGAAGTCAAGCACCATACGGTTGAAGAATTTGTTAACACTGTCGCCAATATTGCTGACTCATTTGGCGGCATAAACTTAGAAGATATCAAAGCGCCTGAGTGCTTTGAAATTGAACGGACGTTGGTTGAGCGTTGTCGAATTCCTGTTTTTCACGATGATCAACATGGTACTGCGATCGTTACTGCTGCCGGTATGCTTAACGCTCTTGATATTCAAGGCAAAGAAATTCAAGCGGCGAATATTGTGTGTATGGGCGCAGGTGCAGCGGCAATCGCTTGTATGGAGCTATTAATCAAATGCGGCGCGCAGCGTGAAAAAATCTATATGTTAGATCGCAAGGGTGTGATTCATACTCGTCGTGACGATTTAAACGAGTACAAAAAGCTTTTCGCTAACAACACCGACAAGCGTACATTGGAAGATGCTATCAAAGGCGCTGATGTTTTTGTCGGCGTGTCTGGGCCTGATTTATTGTCGGCTGATCATTTAGCATTGATGGCACCTAACCCTGTCGTCTTTGCCTGTTCAAACCCAGATCCAGAAATTAAGCCGGAATTGGCTAAAACAACGCGTGATGATGTGATTATTGCTACTGGACGTTCTGATTACCCGAACCAAGTCAACAATGTACTTTGCTTCCCGTTTATTTTCCGCGGTGCATTAGACGTGCGTGCAAAAGCCATTAACGATGAAATGAAGGTTGCTGCGGTACATGCTATTCGCCAATTGGCGAAAGAAGAAGTGCCAGCTGAGGTGCTTAAAGCAAGCGGTGATAAGAGCTTAACTTTTGGTCGCGATTATATTATTCCTAAACCTATGGATAGTCGCCTGAAGGCAAGAGTTGCTAAAGCGGTTGCCGAAGCGGCTGTTGAGTCTGGTGTGGCGGCGCTGCCACTGCCTGAGAACTATATGGAAAGTTAA
- the metJ gene encoding met regulon transcriptional regulator MetJ yields MADWNGEYINPYAEHGKKSEQVKKITVSIPLRVLKVLTDERTRRQVNNLRHATNSELLCEAFLHAFTGQPLPNDNDLAKDNEHRLPEAVREALIAQGITDFSEFEADDEE; encoded by the coding sequence ATGGCTGATTGGAATGGCGAATATATTAATCCTTACGCAGAGCATGGAAAAAAAAGCGAACAAGTAAAGAAAATCACCGTTTCTATCCCACTTCGGGTACTCAAAGTACTAACTGACGAGCGCACTAGACGCCAAGTTAACAACTTACGTCACGCCACCAATAGTGAACTGCTATGCGAAGCGTTCTTGCACGCTTTCACTGGTCAACCTTTGCCTAACGATAACGATCTGGCCAAGGATAATGAACACCGATTACCAGAAGCCGTTCGTGAAGCCTTGATTGCACAAGGTATTACTGACTTTTCTGAATTCGAAGCAGATGACGAAGAATAA
- the metB gene encoding cystathionine gamma-synthase yields MTKQKTATIAARAGINSDKHHGAVVAPIHLSSTYSLKGFNEKRDFDYSRTGNPTRATFGKAIADLEGGALGIVTGTGMAAVHLICQLLSVGDKVVIPHDCYGGSYRLFVHLAKRGQFDVIVVDQSDEQALNEALAQQPKLVLIETPSNPLLRLVDIEKIAAASKAVGALVAVDNTFLSPVLQQPLSLGADIVFHSTTKYINGHSDVVGGVLVTKEQALGEELAWWANCIGITGPAFDSFLALRGLKTLPLRMAAHQENANQVASFLANHPAVEQVYFPGLADHPQHELATRQQKDFGAMLSFEVKGGEPAVRALFDNLPLFTLAQSLGGVESLISHPSTMTHAGMDIEAQKAAGISQSLVRLSVGIEDISDILADLDAGLAASQQA; encoded by the coding sequence ATGACTAAGCAAAAAACCGCTACTATCGCAGCACGCGCCGGTATTAACAGCGATAAACATCACGGTGCTGTGGTGGCGCCTATTCACCTATCAAGTACGTATTCACTCAAGGGTTTTAACGAAAAGCGTGATTTTGATTACTCGCGCACAGGTAACCCAACCAGAGCGACTTTTGGTAAGGCTATTGCTGACCTTGAGGGTGGTGCTCTAGGTATTGTCACGGGCACAGGCATGGCAGCGGTTCACTTGATTTGTCAGCTGCTGTCAGTCGGCGATAAAGTTGTTATTCCACACGATTGTTACGGCGGTAGCTATCGCCTGTTTGTGCACTTGGCAAAACGTGGCCAATTCGATGTGATTGTTGTTGATCAAAGCGACGAACAGGCACTCAATGAAGCGCTTGCACAACAGCCTAAATTGGTACTGATTGAAACGCCAAGCAACCCGTTATTGCGCTTAGTTGATATTGAAAAAATCGCTGCTGCAAGTAAAGCCGTTGGCGCTCTTGTTGCAGTTGACAACACTTTCCTATCGCCAGTTCTGCAGCAACCATTATCACTGGGTGCTGATATTGTTTTCCACTCTACGACGAAATACATCAACGGTCATAGCGATGTGGTTGGCGGCGTTTTAGTTACTAAAGAACAAGCACTCGGTGAGGAGCTTGCATGGTGGGCAAACTGTATTGGAATTACTGGCCCAGCCTTTGATAGCTTCTTAGCATTACGTGGCTTGAAGACCTTACCGCTTAGAATGGCTGCACATCAAGAAAATGCTAATCAAGTTGCTAGTTTCTTGGCAAATCACCCAGCAGTTGAACAAGTGTACTTCCCTGGTTTGGCAGACCACCCCCAGCATGAGTTGGCAACACGTCAGCAAAAAGACTTTGGTGCGATGTTAAGCTTTGAAGTGAAAGGTGGTGAGCCAGCAGTGCGAGCGTTATTTGATAATCTGCCGCTATTCACGCTTGCACAATCTTTGGGTGGGGTAGAAAGTTTGATCAGTCACCCATCTACGATGACGCATGCGGGAATGGACATCGAAGCACAAAAAGCGGCGGGGATTAGTCAATCATTAGTGCGCTTGTCAGTTGGCATTGAAGATATCAGCGATATTCTAGCCGATCTTGACGCTGGCCTTGCCGCTAGTCAGCAAGCTTAA